The Homalodisca vitripennis isolate AUS2020 unplaced genomic scaffold, UT_GWSS_2.1 ScUCBcl_4;HRSCAF=275, whole genome shotgun sequence genome includes a region encoding these proteins:
- the LOC124370144 gene encoding uncharacterized protein LOC124370144, with protein MEAEHTGGILEGSEGVGIDIINAEVVIVQQENVNIMDITVETPQNVEQVELVEEMPGPLAKKRKKNERAWKKTVAKVARHRPKGFPQMPSCKHSAKSKYRCAELSLQDVRKIHQQYYKDADLQSKKNFILQHVIVSSAKRTRLPEGIKSKRNVSTDFFLPKMRNNKTENVKVCRAALLTILQESKNRVQLICKKYLETGVVPLETRGGARQVDKYNIKKDSIKSFIKTFIPVQKHYCRAKNKHRQYLPSELNITKMWKMYIEQHPTEELKCEYDFFRLVFSENFNIGFDAPYTDKCSTCTRLECELATEKDAGKRETLKLNLKAHKVRADKFYKLLQENNDKELILSYDCQKNLVLPKIPDQAAYYKRQLYLYNFVICEGHSKVLLNSENTFSYLWTENQYAKGSSQIASAVYHRLTSANMENVTTVKLFSDGCGGQNKNTTVVGMIAHWLLKDAPKHVTKVVLLFPVVGHSFIPPDRVFGVLERKFQDLSVINNPNEYTEIIEKHCTVVKLGTDCPVSDWKTLTDAVLKKTRTMAFSISKGQEIYLFKK; from the exons ATGGAGGCTGAACATACAGGAGGTATTTTAGAAGGTAGTGAAGGCGttggtattgatattataaatgctgaagttgtaattgttcaacaagaaaatgtcaatataatggACATAACAGTGGAAACTCCACAAAATGTGGAACAAGTAGAGTTGGTAGAAGAGATGCCTGGCCCTTTggcaaagaaaaggaagaaaaacgaaagagcatggaagaaaactgttgcaaaagttgctag ACACCGCCCGAAGGGATTTCCACAGATGCCTAGTTGTAAACATTCGGCCAAAAGTAAGTACCGCTGCGCAGAACTTTCCCTGCAGGATGTTAGAAAGATACATCAGCAATACTATAAAGACGCTGACCTTCaatcaaagaagaattttattcttcagcACGTCATTGTTTCCTCAGCAAAAAGGACTCGTCTTCCAGAAGGTATcaaatcaaaaagaaatgtaagtaCTGACTTTTTCTTACCTAAAATGAGGAACAACAAAACTGAGAATGTTAAAGTATGTCGGGCAGCACTACTTACAATTTTGCAAGAGAGTAAAAACCGAGTGCAATTGATTTGCAAAAAGTACCTGGAAACAGGCGTCGTACCTTTGGAGACTCGTGGAGGAGCACGCcaagttgataaatataatataaagaaagacagcatcaaatcttttattaaaacatttattccagtaCAAAAACACTATTGCAGAGCGAAAAACAAGCATAGGCAATACCTTCCAAGTGagcttaacattacaaaaatgtggaaaatgtataTTGAGCAGCATCCAACTGAAGAATTAAAGTGTGAGTATGACTTTTTCAGGCTGGTTTTTTCTGAGAACTTTAACATTGGTTTTGACGCTCCGTACACTGATAAGTGTTCAACCTGCACAAGGCTTGAGTGTGAACTAGCCACAGAAAAAGATGCAGGCAAGCGTGAAACACTAAAGCTAAACCTAAAAGCCCACAAAGTCCGTGcagacaaattctacaaacttttgcaagaaaataatgataaagagcTTATTCTGAGCTATGATTGTCAGAAAAATCTTGTCCTTCCTAAAATACCGGACCAAGCCGCATACTATAAGCGCCagctatatctatataattttgtgatttgtgaGGGACATTCTAAAGTCCTCTTGAATTCAGAAAACACCTTTTCTTACCTCTGGACTGAAAACCAGTATGCAAAAGGGTCCAGTCAAATTGCATCTGCTGTTTACCACAGGTTAACAAGCGCTAACATGGAAAATGTCACCACAGTCAAACTTTTCTCTGACGGCTGTGGTGGCCAAAACAAGAACACAACTGTTGTCGGTATGATTGCTCATTGGCTCCTGAAAGATGCACCTAAACATGTTACTAAAGTTGTACTACTCTTTCCGGTAGTCGGCCATTCTTTCATTCCCCCTGATAGAGTGTTTGGAGTACTTGAAAGGAAATTTCAAGATCTGAGTGTAATCAACAATCCCAATGAGTacactgaaataattgaaaagcacTGTACTGTTGTGAAACTTGGGACGGATTGCCCTGTGAGTGATTGGAAAACTCTAACCGATGCTGTTCTAAAAAAAACCAGGACAAtggcattttcaatttcaaaaggccaagaaatttatcttttcaagaaGTAA